The following proteins are co-located in the Candidatus Poribacteria bacterium genome:
- a CDS encoding glycosyltransferase: MFLIAASMSLIWINWFGYLLTVVGICIALYILTAAFKLYPLIRSGRGGAVRSTGEEISELKDDSLPRYTIMVPLYREGEVVEGLIEAISNMDYPKGKLEVLLLLEEDDRETMEALGRMRMPENFKKLIVPGGYPKTKPRACNFGLRHATGEYLVIYDAEDRPERDQLKQAALAFRKCGDEKVACFQAKLNFYNPRQNLLTRLFRLEYTFWFDLMLPALSSINAPVPLGGSSNHFRREVLEKIGGWDEFNVAEDCDMGMRLNRKGYRVGVLNSTTWEEAASELGNWMGQRSRWMKGYIQTYLVHMREPVRCMREMGVFNFLTFNMIVGFGTMLSLLNPVFWLMFLWHMASGSAFIESLFPGVIGYMGSFSLIFLNFAFIYLMIISALVREDYDLVKYGLLSPISWVLMSVAGWRGLMELIFKPHYWRKTKHGEVKGI; encoded by the coding sequence GCCCTCTACATCCTCACAGCGGCCTTCAAACTGTATCCCCTCATACGATCGGGGAGGGGAGGAGCTGTCAGGTCCACCGGTGAGGAGATATCCGAGCTGAAGGATGACTCCCTGCCCCGATACACCATCATGGTTCCCCTCTACAGGGAGGGTGAAGTCGTGGAGGGACTGATCGAGGCGATCTCAAACATGGATTATCCAAAGGGGAAGCTCGAGGTGCTGCTGCTTCTGGAGGAGGATGATCGTGAGACCATGGAGGCGTTGGGGAGGATGAGGATGCCGGAAAACTTCAAGAAGCTGATCGTTCCAGGAGGGTATCCCAAAACCAAGCCCAGGGCATGTAACTTCGGGCTGAGACACGCCACGGGGGAGTATCTGGTCATATATGACGCTGAGGACAGACCCGAAAGGGATCAGCTCAAGCAGGCCGCCTTGGCCTTCAGGAAATGCGGAGATGAGAAGGTCGCCTGCTTTCAGGCCAAGCTGAACTTCTACAACCCCAGGCAGAACCTGCTGACGAGGCTCTTCAGGCTGGAGTACACATTCTGGTTCGATCTGATGCTGCCGGCACTTTCATCTATAAACGCTCCCGTCCCTCTTGGTGGATCCTCCAACCATTTCAGAAGGGAGGTCCTGGAGAAAATAGGCGGATGGGATGAGTTCAACGTCGCGGAGGATTGCGATATGGGTATGAGGCTGAATAGGAAAGGTTACAGGGTGGGCGTGTTGAACTCCACCACCTGGGAGGAGGCCGCAAGCGAGCTTGGAAACTGGATGGGACAGAGATCCAGATGGATGAAGGGATACATCCAGACGTACCTGGTGCATATGAGGGAGCCTGTAAGGTGTATGAGGGAGATGGGCGTCTTCAACTTCCTCACCTTCAACATGATAGTCGGTTTCGGGACGATGCTCTCACTCTTGAATCCCGTCTTTTGGCTCATGTTTCTCTGGCATATGGCGAGCGGATCGGCTTTCATCGAGTCGCTGTTCCCCGGGGTGATAGGGTACATGGGGAGTTTCAGCCTCATTTTTTTAAACTTCGCCTTCATCTACCTGATGATCATCTCGGCGCTCGTGAGGGAGGATTATGATCTGGTGAAATACGGGCTGCTGAGCCCCATAAGCTGGGTCTTGATGAGCGTGGCGGGGTGGAGGGGATTGATGGAGCTCATCTTCAAGCCTCATTACTGGCGGAAGACCAAACATGGGGAGGTTAAGGGGATATGA